The following are from one region of the Nostoc cf. commune SO-36 genome:
- a CDS encoding PAS domain S-box protein, which produces MFKQFDEYNSQLFEKCPIGLLLCRTDGTLININPAYAAILGRTVPETLNLCDRQITPENYTASDRASLENLEKTGRYGPYEKELIHKDGHLVSVRISGLMIDKDGEQVIWCSVEDISDLRRAQQERQRTEQILKQSEARYRSLVISTTQIVWVSTPEGICFELASWIAYTGQSIAEAENGGWIDAVHPEDRDRTFQVWSAAVANRSLYQTEYRIRGKDGSYRHFSVCGAPVLEEDGSVREWVGTCTDIHDRKLGEQTLQRSEQRFRSLVTASSQIVWVATPEGMAVSSEMPTWLAYTGQSADEIEGLGWLDPIHPDDRNRTAQAWSNAMANQSLFQTEYRFRSKDGNYRHFSVCGAPVLKEDGSIREWIGTSTDVHDRKQAEAENERLMDMLNHSSDAIIVRDMSDKISHWNQGAESLYGWTRDEVKGQCIQAFIKKTFLKPKEEIIAELLEQGNWEGEVQHLTHHGKLITVQSRWTLQRDIDHQPCAVLEINTDITARKQAEIALRQLNQELEARVVERTSALQNTLAEAQGLNAILDNLADGLLVADIAGQITHFNPAFLAMYGLTATALKGHYQELPISGLVELVAQTQSHPTEVFSAEVALTKERIGQAVATAIFKKTPDDEPAACFGSALLIRDVTAEKEIDKMKTDFISTVSHELRTPLTSVLGFASIIQEKLETDVFPILPTEDRKLQKIIKRVGDNLNIIVSEAERLTSLINDVLDIAKMEAGKVEWQMQPIDPGELLDWATNSTAALFETNGLQLVCEIEPGVSQIVGDRNRLLQVLINLISNAVKFTESGCVTCRVKQGNDGVCISVIDTGIGIALEDQPKVFEKFRQVGDTLTDKPKGTGLGLPICKQIVDHHGGKIWVESEPGNGSVFSFIIPTYASDQKTTPNLNLDTLVKQLKEHVITTNPVLNQSRKTILVVDDDANIRELLRQQLENEGYNVREGKDGVDAIHQIKTARPDLILLDVMMPQINGFDVAAVLKNDPQTADIPIIILSIIENKERGYHIGIDRYLTKPINTEKLLNEIGSLLYQGTSSKKVLVVDKNASALKTLSDVLQTQGYSVIEASNPQECIYKALSAKPDMIIIDSIFSQEADLVKTLRFEKELENVFFIMLSEQ; this is translated from the coding sequence ATGTTTAAGCAATTTGATGAATACAACAGCCAGCTATTTGAAAAATGTCCGATTGGGCTATTACTATGCCGAACAGATGGGACGCTAATTAACATCAACCCCGCTTATGCTGCCATTTTGGGGCGCACTGTTCCAGAAACCCTAAATCTGTGCGATCGCCAGATTACTCCTGAAAACTATACCGCCTCTGACCGAGCTAGCCTAGAAAATCTAGAAAAAACTGGTCGCTACGGCCCTTATGAGAAAGAGTTAATCCACAAAGACGGGCATCTGGTTTCGGTCAGGATTTCTGGATTGATGATTGACAAAGATGGAGAGCAAGTAATTTGGTGTAGCGTGGAGGACATCAGTGACCTTCGACGCGCCCAGCAGGAACGTCAACGTACTGAACAAATCTTGAAACAGAGTGAAGCCCGATACCGCTCTTTGGTAATTAGCACTACACAAATTGTTTGGGTAAGCACACCAGAAGGAATTTGCTTTGAACTGGCAAGCTGGATAGCTTATACAGGTCAAAGTATAGCTGAAGCGGAAAATGGGGGCTGGATTGATGCCGTTCATCCCGAAGATCGCGATCGCACATTTCAAGTCTGGAGTGCCGCCGTGGCTAACCGCAGCCTCTATCAAACTGAGTACCGAATTCGTGGCAAAGACGGCAGCTACCGCCACTTTTCAGTCTGTGGCGCTCCCGTATTAGAAGAAGATGGTAGCGTTCGAGAGTGGGTTGGCACTTGCACAGATATTCACGATCGCAAGCTAGGAGAACAAACTCTGCAACGGAGCGAACAACGGTTTCGCTCTCTGGTAACTGCCAGCTCACAAATTGTCTGGGTAGCTACGCCAGAAGGAATGGCGGTGAGCAGTGAAATGCCTACCTGGTTAGCGTACACAGGTCAGAGTGCAGATGAAATCGAGGGTTTGGGCTGGCTCGATCCGATTCACCCCGATGACCGTAACCGCACAGCCCAAGCCTGGAGTAATGCTATGGCGAATCAAAGTCTTTTTCAAACTGAATACCGATTTCGGAGCAAAGACGGCAACTACCGCCATTTTTCTGTCTGTGGTGCCCCCGTTTTAAAAGAAGATGGTAGCATTCGAGAATGGATTGGCACCTCTACCGATGTTCACGATCGCAAACAGGCAGAAGCTGAAAATGAGCGTTTAATGGATATGTTGAATCATTCCAGCGATGCCATCATCGTCCGCGACATGAGCGACAAAATCTCTCATTGGAATCAGGGGGCTGAAAGTCTGTACGGTTGGACGCGGGACGAAGTGAAAGGTCAATGCATTCAAGCATTTATCAAAAAAACCTTTCTCAAGCCAAAAGAAGAAATCATCGCAGAGTTATTAGAGCAAGGTAATTGGGAAGGAGAAGTACAACACCTCACCCATCATGGAAAACTGATTACTGTGCAGAGCCGATGGACATTGCAACGAGACATCGACCATCAGCCCTGCGCGGTGCTAGAAATCAATACCGACATCACTGCCCGCAAACAAGCAGAAATCGCTCTGCGGCAACTGAATCAAGAACTAGAAGCCAGAGTTGTAGAGCGGACATCTGCCCTGCAAAATACCCTAGCAGAAGCGCAGGGATTAAATGCCATTTTAGATAACTTAGCAGATGGTTTGTTAGTGGCAGACATTGCAGGACAAATCACCCACTTCAATCCTGCCTTTTTAGCTATGTATGGATTAACAGCTACCGCCCTTAAAGGTCACTACCAAGAACTGCCGATATCTGGTTTAGTAGAACTAGTTGCCCAAACTCAGTCCCATCCCACAGAGGTTTTCTCTGCCGAAGTTGCACTGACAAAGGAACGCATTGGTCAGGCAGTTGCAACCGCCATTTTCAAAAAGACCCCAGATGATGAACCCGCAGCTTGTTTTGGTTCGGCGCTACTGATTCGGGATGTGACGGCAGAAAAGGAGATTGACAAAATGAAGACCGACTTCATCTCAACAGTTTCCCATGAGTTGCGGACACCACTCACTTCTGTTCTTGGTTTTGCTTCCATCATTCAAGAAAAGCTGGAAACCGACGTGTTCCCAATACTTCCTACTGAAGACCGCAAGCTGCAAAAAATTATCAAGCGGGTGGGTGACAATCTCAACATTATTGTATCTGAAGCAGAACGTCTCACCTCTTTGATTAACGATGTCCTAGACATCGCCAAGATGGAAGCAGGTAAAGTGGAATGGCAGATGCAGCCCATTGATCCTGGCGAATTGCTTGATTGGGCAACCAATTCTACAGCCGCGTTGTTTGAAACCAATGGCTTACAGCTGGTGTGCGAAATTGAACCTGGAGTGTCTCAGATAGTAGGCGATCGCAACCGTCTATTGCAAGTTTTAATCAACCTGATTTCCAATGCCGTTAAATTTACTGAATCTGGTTGTGTCACCTGCCGCGTTAAACAAGGAAACGACGGTGTTTGCATCAGCGTCATTGACACAGGTATTGGTATTGCCCTTGAAGACCAACCGAAAGTATTCGAGAAATTCCGCCAAGTTGGCGACACCCTTACCGATAAACCCAAAGGCACAGGGTTAGGACTGCCCATCTGTAAACAAATCGTCGATCATCACGGCGGTAAAATCTGGGTTGAGAGTGAGCCAGGTAACGGCAGCGTATTCTCATTCATCATTCCCACCTACGCCAGCGATCAAAAAACCACTCCTAACCTGAATCTGGATACCCTAGTCAAACAACTCAAAGAACACGTCATCACCACCAACCCTGTGCTGAACCAAAGCCGTAAAACCATCTTGGTTGTAGATGATGATGCCAACATTCGAGAACTGCTTCGTCAACAACTGGAAAATGAAGGCTACAACGTGCGGGAAGGGAAAGATGGCGTGGATGCAATTCATCAAATCAAAACAGCCCGCCCCGATCTAATTCTCTTGGATGTGATGATGCCTCAAATCAACGGCTTCGATGTGGCAGCCGTTCTCAAAAATGATCCCCAAACCGCAGACATTCCGATCATTATTTTGTCAATTATTGAAAACAAAGAACGGGGCTATCACATTGGCATTGATCGCTATCTCACTAAGCCCATCAACACAGAGAAACTCCTCAACGAAATTGGCTCACTGCTTTACCAGGGAACTTCTAGTAAAAAGGTATTGGTTGTAGATAAAAATGCATCAGCTTTAAAAACCCTATCAGATGTACTGCAAACTCAGGGATACAGCGTGATTGAAGCCTCCAACCCCCAAGAATGCATTTATAAAGCCCTATCAGCCAAACCTGACATGATCATCATCGATTCTATCTTCTCTCAAGAAGCCGATTTGGTGAAAACCCTACGGTTTGAGAAGGAGTTGGAAAATGTATTTTTTATTATGCTGTCAGAACAGTAA
- a CDS encoding response regulator transcription factor, translating to MTQKILIVDDEPNILTLMEQALESLEDEGVELITARNGEEALEIIKTEKPNLVFLDVMMPKMNGLQVCHIVKHDLQMADVYIVILTAKGQEFDKQKGIEVGADLYLTKPFRPKEVLEKSIQVLGF from the coding sequence ATGACCCAGAAAATTCTGATTGTTGACGATGAACCCAATATCTTAACTTTAATGGAACAAGCCCTAGAATCATTAGAAGACGAGGGTGTTGAACTTATAACTGCTAGAAATGGAGAAGAAGCTCTCGAAATTATTAAAACTGAAAAACCAAACCTGGTTTTTCTCGATGTGATGATGCCTAAAATGAATGGTCTGCAAGTCTGTCACATTGTTAAACACGACCTGCAAATGGCTGATGTTTATATTGTCATTTTGACAGCTAAAGGACAGGAATTTGATAAACAAAAAGGAATTGAGGTTGGTGCAGATTTATATCTAACTAAACCATTTCGCCCCAAAGAAGTACTTGAAAAATCAATACAGGTGTTGGGTTTTTGA